The Urocitellus parryii isolate mUroPar1 chromosome 13, mUroPar1.hap1, whole genome shotgun sequence genome has a window encoding:
- the Cetn1 gene encoding centrin-1 yields the protein MASSFKKTNVASTSQKKKVGPKPELTEDQKQEVREAFDLFDADGSGTIDVKELKVAMRALGFEPRKEELKKMISEVDREGTGKISFNDFLAVMTQKMSEKDTKEEIMKAFRLFDDDETGKISFKNLKRVAAELGENLTDEELQEMIDEADRDGDGEVNEEEFLKIMKKTNLY from the coding sequence ATGGCTTCCAGCTTCAAGAAGACAAACGTGGCCTCCACCAGCCAGAAGAAAAAGGTGGGTCCTAAGCCCGAACTCACTGAAGACCAGAAGCAAGAAGTTCGGGAAGCGTTTGACCTCTTCGATGCCGACGGAAGCGGGACCATCGACGTGAAGGAGCTCAAGGTGGCCATGCGAGCGCTGGGCTTTGAGCCCAGGAAGGAAGAGTTGAAGAAGATGATCTCCGAGGTGGACCGGGAGGGCACGGGCAAGATCAGCTTCAACGACTTCTTGGCCGTGATGACTCAGAAGATGTCGGAGAAAGACACCAAAGAAGAGATCATGAAGGCTTTCAGGCTCTTCGACGACGACGAGACCGGGAAGATCTCCTTCAAGAACCTCAAGCGAGTGGCCGCCGAGCTCGGGGAGAACCTGACGGACGAGGAGCTGCAGGAGATGATCGACGAAGCGGATCGCGACGGAGACGGCGAAGTGAACGAGGAGGAGTTCCTCAAGATCATGAAAAAGACCAACCTCTATTAA